The proteins below come from a single Solea senegalensis isolate Sse05_10M linkage group LG2, IFAPA_SoseM_1, whole genome shotgun sequence genomic window:
- the mfsd9 gene encoding major facilitator superfamily domain-containing protein 9 codes for MSDHTRGTLFLKPGGRRRIIYCIYVVGFMDLFGVSMIIPLLSHHVKSLGASPTVAGIVGSTYGILQFFSSTIVGSWSDVVGRRDSLLTCLLISAFGYSLLGTSTSIALFVLARIPVGLFKHSLSICRALLSDLVSESERPLVMGHYNAASSVGFILGPVVGGYLTEHEGGFYMSAFTCASIFVLNAGLVWMLPWDETLIQCRETNSSNNPRNCCHDNHCNKSAQNGSHANRKHTLTGETGARKRLQWRQVSPLRPVWRQLTSVGTRIRVVFSSDMWDLFLVRLLMGVAIMLYYSNFSLAMEERFSLKPKTTGYLISYSSLLGALAGFLVGPVTQLYRRNMAALLLHSTILTCSLIFLYAAAPSVWQVLLTSTFFAISTTIGRTCITDLELQKGGVQASGTLIGAGQSVTAVGRVLAPLLSGLAQEFSPCGPPSLGVVLALAAVALLLVRIPKWDGAGTSKAAGLEKTRKSE; via the exons ATGAGCGACCACACACGGGGCACTTTATTCCTCAAACCCGGAGGACGGAGGAGGATTATTTACTGCATCTATGTGGTGGGATTCATG GACTTGTTTGGGGTGAGCATGATCATCCCGCTGCTGAGCCACCACGTGAAGTCTCTCGGAGCCAGTCCCACTGTGGCGGGGATAGTAG GATCTACGTACGGGATCCTACAGTTCTTCTCCAGCACGATAGTC GGCAGCTGGAGCGACGTGGTGGGACGGCGAGACTCTCTGCTCACCTGTCTGCTGATCAGTGCATTTGGCTACAGCCTGCTGGGGACGTCCACCAGCATCGCGCTGTTTGTCCTCGCACGGATACCCGTGG GGCTGTTCAAGCACTCCCTGTCCATCTGCAGAGCCCTGCTCTCTGACCTGGTGTCTGAGTCGGAGCGCCCTCTGGTGATGGGACACTATAACGCAGCCTCCAGCGTCGGCTTCATCCTGGGCCCGGTGGTGGGAGGCTACCTCACGGAGCACGAGGGAGGCTTCTACATGTCCGCCTTCACGTGCGCGTCCATCTTCGTCCTTAATGCAG GACTGGTGTGGATGCTGCCATGGGACGAGACACTCATTCAGTGCAGGGAAACCAACTCCAGCAACAACCCAAGGaactgttgtcatgacaaccaCTGTAATAAGTCCGCACAGAACGGCTCTCATGCAAACAGAAAGCACACACTGACAGGAGAGACTGGAGCGAGGAAGCGTCTCCAGTGGAGGCAGGTGTCCCCGCTGCGGCCCGTCTGGAGACAGTTGACGTCCGTGGGCACCAGGATACGCGTGGTCTTCTCCTCCGACATGTGGGACCTCTTCCTGGTGCGCCTCCTCATGGGCGTCGCCATCATGCTTTACTACAGTAACTTCTCTCTGGCCATGGAGGAGCGCTTCTCGCTCAAGCCAAAGACGACCGGTTACCTGATCAGCTACAGCAGCCTGTTGGGGGCCCTGGCCGGGTTCCTGGTGGGACCGGTCACTCAGCTCTACAGGAGAAATATGGCCGCCCTGCTGCTGCACTCCACCATCCTCACATGCTCCCTCATCTTCCTCTACGCCGCCGCGCCCAGCGTCTGGCAGGTGCTGCTCACCTCCACCTTCTTTGCCATCTCCACCACCATCGGACGGACGTGTATCACGGACCTGGAGCTGCAGAAGGGAGGGGTCCAGGCCAGCGGGACTCTGATCGGCGCCGGGCAGTCGGTGACGGCCGTGGGCCGCGTCCTGGCTCCCCTCCTCTCTGGACTCGCTCAGGAGTTTAGCCCCTGTGGTCCCCCGAGTCTGGGAGTGGTCCTGGCCTTAGCGGCCGTCGCTCTTCTGCTCGTCAGGATTCCCAAATGGGATGGAGCAGGAACGAGCAAAGCGGCTGGACTTGAAAAGACACGGAAAAGTGAATGA
- the tmem182a gene encoding transmembrane protein 182, producing MKLSVALFFAGLFGALAAVFILLSFGTDYWLLASERCHTRPQGTVGPGAVSIERGDVVMQEDQDVVVLYHEGFFWRCSFEADTNDDGLIWKLWFTNQPHSKVCMHSYLFPFPVSHQSHNATEYDSAIIYRGFWSIFMLIGVVAVILGGFFIICAAPFASHCLYKAGGGLFLLSGFFLLCVVVMYVVWVQVLDVVDVYVEYQRSVCPDFRLSLSYGLSFMFAPIGIFFCLLSGLLFLLIGRTIKIHCN from the exons atGAAGCTGAGCGTGGCCCTGTTTTTCGCCGGCCTGTTCGGGGCGTTGGCAGCTGTGTTCATTCTCCTCTCTTTTGGAACTGATTACTGGCTGCTCGCCTCAGAACGCTGCCACACACGTCCACAAGGAACTGTTGGCCCCGGCGCTGTGAGTATAGAG CGCGGAGACGTGGTGATGCAGGAGGATCAGGACGTCGTCGTTCTCTACCACGAGGGCTTTTTCTGGAGGTGTTCGTTTGAAGCCGACACGAACGACGACGGCCTGATATGGAAACTGTGGTTCA CCAATCAGCCTCACTCTAAAGTGTGCATGCACTCCTACCTCTTCCCATTCCCCGTGTCCCATCAGAGCCACAACGCCACCGAGTACGATTCTGCGATCA TATACAGAGGCTTCTGGAGCATCTTCATGCTGATTGGTGTGGTGGCCGTGATCCTCGGCGGGTTCTTCATCATCTGTGCTGCTCCGTTCGCCAGTCACTGTCTGTACAAAGCAGGAGGTGGACTCTTCCTGTTGTCTG GTTTCTTCCTGCTGTGCGTGGTGGTGATGTACGTCGTGTGGGTCCAGGTGCTGGACGTGGTGGACGTCTACGTCGAGTACCAGCGCTCGGTGTGTCCAGACTTCCGTCTGTCCCTCAGCTACGGTTTGTCCTTCATGTTTGCCCCCATTGGCATCTTCTTCTGCCTTCTGTCcggcctcctcttcctcctcatcggCCGAACCATCAAGATTCACTGCAACTGA